tcacagccttgaaaaccctaggcggcagttctactctgcacacatggagttgtcatgagttggaaccaacccgacagcaactaacaacaacagtgtttgcTCAGCTTTGTGACTATACTACAAACCGCTGGACTATacagttaaaatggtaaattttatggtatgtgaattatatctcagcaaaaaaatactgcaaaaaatattataatgaatataaaaatttataccgCTGTACCACGCAGTGTTATTTTGTTAGTGGGAAATGGGCCAAACTTAAATATACACCTCGTTGTTAGTagctgtcaggttggttccaactcatggcgaccccatgtgtgcagagtggaactgcttcatggggttttcaaggctgtgacctctcagaagcagattgccagacccatcttctgaggcacctcttgggtAACAAATGCATTGTGGTAAAGCCTTATGATGATATATTATGCCCATGAATAAAATCTTGTTTtgaaaattacaaataaataaaaataaagtgcttggaacagtgcctgacacatattaCGTGCCATTAGTGTCAGCTGTTGTTAATGAACTCCAGAATGACCCTGTGAAGTCGGGCCTTTCATCCCCATTtggctgatgaggaaactgaggctcagagagggaactTAATGTGCTTGCATGGCCATCTTTGTGGTCTGCTAATGGGGAAGAGTTCTGGCATCAGGCCAGTCTAGGTGCCCattctggctctgcctctttCTAGCTGTATAGCCTTGATCCGGTCCATCCCCAcaccactctgagcctcagttgtcCCATCTGTGGAATGGGGGTAATAAGGTTTTTGGGAACATTCTCTGAGCATGCACAGCCGAGTGTGAGATCCAGCTGATGGTGCTGTTACTGTGCCGCTATAGATCCCAGGCAGCAAAACTAGGACCAAATGGGAAGACTGTCTTGGGAGGCTGGACCTGCAGAAGGAACAACCCCGTGGGAAACCTTGGGAGGTGGCAATTCAAGTAGAGACCGGGTGTGGTTAGTCCTGACTTCAGTGCCCCCAGGGCCCCTTTTTACCTGTTTTTGGGAGAGGCAGCctacctctcagagcctcagtttgccCCTCTGAGTCAGCCCAGCATTGGCGGTTATGACGAACACACTCTTGGGGCCCAGACTACCTTGAGCCCAAATCCCAGGTTCCCTGCTATTATTTTCTGATTGCATGACCCTGGGCAGGAGAGTTCACctttctgcacctcagtttcctcatctgtaagatggagatAATAACAGTACCCACCTCACTGGTCCTTGTGAGGGGGAGTTGAGAAGTGAGTGTCACGTGCTTAACACGGGCCTAGAACACTGGAGCCCTCCAGGCCCGTTGGCTGTTCTTACTATTGTTATCTTATTAGCTGTGAAGGGGGCCGGACTATACAAGCTAGTGTgcctggaggcagggatgggctccGTGAGCCCCTGTCCCCCAGCTCCTGGTCTGCAGTCCCCCTTACTCTCTTCAGCTGCTGAGTGATTGACAGGCTAGGCCAGTGGCGTCCCGGCAGGCCTGTCCTGGCAGCTGCTCCCACAAGGCAGGGCCCTCTGAGCAGCAGCGGAGAATTAATTAGGCTGCATTCCTCTTCCAGGGCTCCCGGCGGGCAGCACACAGCCCCCTCCAGAGCTGCCAAGCTGCCGAGGGCTCTTGGCTCTGCTCCCTGGCAGGCCAAGGCGAGGCTCACACTCTGCCCTCCCCTGAGAGGGCTGGAAGGGAAGCTCCTGAGCTGGAAGGGCTGGCTGGATGGGAGGGGCCGACAGTAAGCCAGTCGCTCCCATCCTGGCTCTCTCCTGCTAAACAAGCTTCCCTGGCTCCCCATTACTCAAGTTCAAACTCCTAGTTCTGGCATTGGACGCCATTCCCAGCCTGGCCCTGCCGATCGGGCCAGCTGCCTCTCCAGGCTGGGGTCTTCCCACCTGGCCAGACACATCTCACACGGTTCTCCCAATGTGATGCCCTTGTCCCTCATCCCAGGGTATACAAGCCCTACCCATTCTTCAgaacctccctccctcttcctgccCCCACCAGCCGGAAGGGCAGCTCCTTTCACTTCACTTTGGCCTTGTCTGTCTTCCCTGCCAGTCTGTGAGACCCTCGAAGGCAGTGAGCTGGTTGGATCCAGAGGCTTGAAGCACTAGTGAAGGGCATTTTAGACATGGTAATATTctcatgggagtccctgggtggtacagttaatgcactctgctgctaaccgaaatattggcggttcaaatccacccagaggtgcctcagaataaaggactagcgatctatttctgaaaaagcaaccatagaaaaccatatggagcacagctctactctgacacatatggggtcagcatgagtcagaatcacacgGATGGcaagtggtgatgatggtggtggtagacTATTCTCCTGGGGGATGTTTTCTGAAGTTCTGGTGACAGCTGTCACAGGTCTCCCCTGCCTGGAGCCTCCCCTCCTATGCTAGGTGCTCAGGAAGGCACTGCCCATTCCTGTCTGACCTCTCTCCAGCCTTTCCCATATCCCCGCCTTCTTTCACTCCCTGGAAGGAGCTGAGAAAATCTTCCTCTGCCCACAGAGCCTTTGCCTATGCTGTTCCCTCTCCCTGGAACACTTTTTTCCACCCTCCTCTTTCACTTAACTAACTCTTTCAAAACTTGGCCTGGATGTATgtcccttcctccaggaagccaccCTGGGCTTCCTTTCCCCAGGGTCCCCATCACAGTGCGGATGTAACCCATTAGAAAGGTGGAGTAGCATAGTAGTAAAGAGTCCAGGGTTTAAATTGCAGACCAGCCAATCAATAGCAGTTGTCTCCTCTATCAATTGGGAATAATAAAAGTAAATTATTGTTTATGTCAATCACAGTCTCTAACAATCTGTTTCCTTGATTGGCTCTCCCAGTGGTCTGTGAGGGCAGGGGCTGTATCTGTCTTGCTCCCAAGAGTCTTCCTAGAGGTGATTATTCATAATTGTTAAATTAACGGATGGCCACATTCCAATGATTTATTGCCCTCATACGCAAATGACTGAAACCCAGCTCCctggtctctttttttgtttccaagtgtttgatttttttttttcaggctttttctgttattgatttccacttttatgactttatggtcagagaagatgctttgtaatattccgatgttttggactctgttaaggcttgctttatgacctaatatgtagtctattctagagaatattccatgtgtgttggaaaagaaaccatacttggctgctgttgggtggagagttctgtatatgtctatgaggccatattgtggttgattgtggtatttagatcttctgtgtctttactgagtttctgtctggatgttctgtccttcaccaaaagtgatgtgttgaagtctcctactattattgtggagctgtctgtctcacttttcaatgctgttagagtttgttttatgcatcttgaagccctgtcgtgggggtgtaaatatttaatatggttatatcctcctggtatattgtccctttcatcattacgtagtgtccttccttatcctttgtggtagatttaactttaaagctgaTCTCTATTTTTGATCAgacagagatagatagatagacagacagacaggcagacagacagatagagatgatttcctctcttttttctcctgggTCGTGGTTGAGTGAGGGGTGGAGGAGTGGCAGACCAGAGCTGAGAAGAGTCCAGTCTCAGTCTCACCTGCCTGGTTACGCATCCATATTACTTAGCCCTGGACACAGGACCTAAGCATGCTGTGCCTCGGCTTTCCCTGTGCATGTAACCCAAATAAATCGGGGTCATCATGTGTCCCGTTCTGGTCTAGCTCTGCCTAGTGTTCCAGTCAAACAGAACATAAATTTGACTCCAAAAGccttgggaggaaaaaaaaatctgttttcacCGTCAAGGCAGAATAAAGAGAGATTTCCCCCACAAAACCCGAATGTCCTAAAATTTAGATACCTTTTTATCCAGGGTTCCCTTTGACCTGGCCGTTGCTCCTCACAAATTCTTCTCTGCCTGTCCCCAGATGTTAGCCCACCTTCTACCATTCTTCCGGGGTCCAGCTGGGGAGCTTGGCTAGAAGCAGGCACAGACTTTGGGCACACATGATCCTTTGGTGCTATAAACTTCATGCTTTGGAGAGAGGTAAGGCTGGAGGAGGCCAGAACAGGACTCCCGAAAGTGCAGCACCTGAGCCAGAGGCCATCTTGCCCAGGACTACGGGTCTAAGGGTCACCCCCACTTTCACTGTCTCCTGGACTCCCTCTGCTCTCCTTAATTATCTGGGCCATGCTCTCTGAACTCTGGCCAGGGCCACTGGGACCTGTGCCAAGGGCAGTGAATGGCCTGGTTCCTTTGGCCTCTGATTCACCCTCAACCAGAATCTCATCCCTCTGCCAGGCTTCCATCACACCTGTGGTTCTGGGGCTGCCTCACTCAGCTGCCTGGCCTCTTCCACCCCCGAGAAGCCTTTTGGGTTCCCAAGCGGGCAGGGTCGTTTTGATGGGATGCTGGGCTGCCAGGAGTGAGACCCCTCCCCACCGGCATCAGGCTCAGCTGCAATGTGAAAGATGCGCTCTTCCACTGGGCTGGGGTAGGAAGGAAGTGCCTCTAGGGCCCCATTGCACCAGACTTCACCACCCAGGATGCAACACGGACCTCTAACTGACCGAAGTGACTTTGTTTCCCTGCCTCTGTCTCTTCATTCAGGTCTCTGAGTGGCGCAAATGCTTTGTACTCTACTGCTAACCTAAGTGTTGgtttcagacccacccagtggcatcacagaagaaaggcctggccatctgcttccataaagattacagccaagaaaatgctatcaagcagttctaccctgtaacacacggggctgcatgagtcagaaccggctctacagcaatgagtttttgttttttttttttttggtctcttcatTCACTCTCAGAGCCTCCAGAGACATCTTCCTAAAGCCCAGATCTGACCAGATCTGTCCCCTGCTCACAGACCTCCCGTGGCTTCCCATGGCCTGCAAGAGAAACTCCAGGCCCTTTGAGTTGACCTTCAAGGCCTCTTTGGCATTATCCCCATGGTTCTCCCATTGCCATATTTGAGCCAAAGGAGGCCCTCCGTAGAACCTCCTTTGCCATTCCTGCCTTCATACCTTCATCCTTCCGGTTATCTGGAATCCCTctctattttctctttatttgatTCTTAAACCCataagaacccattgccatcgagtcaactccaactcatggtgaccccatgtgttatagagtaaaactgctccgtagggttttcttggctataatcttctttacggaagcaaatcgccaggcctttcttccatggtgccactggctgggtttgaactaccaaccttagGTAAGAAAATGAAtgcgaaccatttgcaccacccagggacctttactTGAGTCTCactcatcttttatttatttatttttactcatCTTTTGAGGCTACAGGAGTACCACCTTTGTCAAGGAGTCTTTCTCTGCCTACCCGGATCTTTCCCATCCTGGGCTGAGCCCCTTACTATAACATATCTGTTTAGTGCTCATATCAACCAAGGTAGGGactactattttttgttttacagacgAAAAACTAAAGCTCAGAAAGAGAATgagatttgtccaaggtcataccGCTGACAGTGGTGATACATGAATTcaatcaataaatacttattatgtacatacatactagagactctggagccagaacaCCTGGTTGAAATCCTGATGCTACCATTCGCTTGCTGTGTGACCCTAGGCAAGTCATTTACTGTCTCTGcgcatcagttttctcatctgtaaaatggggataatgaaagTACCTTCGTCATACATAGGGTTGTTGTCCTGAGGGTGGAATAAGTTAATCCGGGTAAAATGAAGGAGCTCAACATGTGTCAacttttattgttattcttctaTGACCGGGTGAGGGCTGGATCCATGgacaaggcaggattagagcaGATTGTAAATGATAATTTCTCAGCTCATAAATATTTCTCGAGAGTTGGCTCAGGCCACACCTGCCACTCCCAGTACAGGGCAGCTGCAGGAAAGGGGCACAGCTTGCTGACAAAGGGATTAGGCCAGAATAGAGGCTGTGAGTCCAGGTGGCAGCCAGCAAGAGTGACCCTGACTGCGAGCTCCCCTGGGACCCAGGTGGGCTGCTGCTTGGGCTCGGGCAGGATCGGCAACCCAGTCCGAGGGGCCTGGGCCACTGTAATCAGAGAAGAGTGGCAGGGACTAGGCTAAGAGAAGGATCCTGAAGCCAGGGCCCTGGAGAAAGAGGGGAAATCTGGGGCTGAGCAGGTCACCCACATCAGCTCCCCAGAGTCCTCTGGTCAGTGAGACATCGCCAGAGCCTCAGACCCCTCAGCAGATGCCGAGGGCCCTCAACTCCGTCCAAGGAGGATGTGGGGCACCAGAGGGGACAGCGCCACCTCCTGCCAGAGGAACGAGAGCCGAGGCTGGGGTTTGTCTGAAGGACACTGAGGTTTCAGGCAGGTGTGGATGCCTTCTGCGCTGAGGCTCTGGGATGGGAAGGAGGGGCCCAGCCTCGGGTTGCAGAGCCTCAGCCCCTATCCTGACCCCACAGCCCTGATCACTGACCACAAGGGCTCACACAGCCTCAGAATTCATCTGATCCCACCCTTCGCTGGATAGGTTTGCTATGGCCTTGTAGCCAGCCACTGGAGCAAACATGGGTCTCGGTGCCCTCACATTCTTGGCTCCTTCCAAGCATGCTCTTGGGAAAGGCCTGGGCATAGATTCCTGGCCCGGGGGGGAATGTAGGTCCTGGAACCCTGAGCGTCAAAGCTGCTAGTGGCTGCCCAGGCACGTGGTAGGTAAGAGCCCAGAGAGGCAAGTTAGCAGCTGGAGATGCCAGTCAGGTGGAGAGAGGGGACCCCAGGGCTCCAGCCCCTCACCCTAGGCCTTTTCCTCTCCTTCTTGTGTCCCCCTGACTCCCCAGCAGCCCCTTCCTGAAAGGGACCTCCCATGCCCCCAACCAAGACAAGATACCAGAGTATCATTTTATCATTTATTACAAACAGAAGTTCACAGGTAAATAATTGAGAGtctaaaaaaatacattaaaataaataattgggATTCTCAAAGGTCTTACAGCAAATAAGTTATGTACAGATGGGTGAGCAGAGCAGGCCCTTCTCACCAGGAATGTTCTGAGGGCTGAAAGTACGAGGACTctggggacagagctggagaggacAGACAGGGTGGCAGAGACACCAGTCCTAGGGCAGGTGGATCCTGTCCAGCCTCCAGGGCTGGCTTGGGTGTGAGCGCCCACTTGCCACACAGCTGCTCCTGGTCTGTAGGCCGACAGGAACGTGGACTCCAGGTTCACACACTCCCCAGAGGTTCCTTTAGCAGGGCTGCTGGGCCAGGAACCAGCACCAGGAGGCCTCTCTGCAGTCGGGGGCTTAGGGCTTTCCTGGGCAGTGTGACGGTATGGAGCTGCCTGGAGGGAGCTTCCCCCACTGGGGCGAGGAGCCAGGGCTTGTGCCAATCCCAGTGAGCGACTCCAGTTGGCCAGCACCAGGGTCCTCTCCCCAGGGAACAGGCAGAGGGTCTTCCACAAGCCCTGGGCTGCCCCTCTCCTTTTGTCTCCTCATGGGCTTCCTTCCCAATGGTCCTCCAGCTCCTAGCACTATCTCTTCCTCCGCCTAGGGTGTGTGGGCCTGGGATCTTTCGCTGTTTTTTGCTGCCGCCTGGCAAGGTAGATCTTGGCTGCAGAAATGTCCCTGGGAATTGAGAAGGGTCAGCTTAGCATCTCAGGAGCTAAGAGCCATCCAAGTGCTTCCTGTGTGTGGCAGGGGTAATGGGGACTGGGACCCTTGCCCGACCTTGGGATCATGGCTGCTCTGGGGTCAGAAGGTGGCCACGGCTGACCCAGCAAGCAAGGTCTGCATATAAGGGGGCCGGGCCAAGCTTAGAAGCTTCCTTGGGAAAGCTGATACTCAACAGTGTCAAATGGGTGGCCCAGAAGAGCCCAGAGTACTGCCCATGATCTGCCTCCCCCTCTAACCTTTGCTCTCGCTGTGCCTTCCAGTCTGTGTACTTTTCTCCCACTCATACTCCACCTACTGAGATGCTACCTATTCTGCCAGGTGAGCTCAAGGCTGCTGTCCCTGATGGGCCCAGACAGGTGTGGGTCCAGGCAGCCCTTTGAATATGGCTGAGACCAGgttcgtttattcattcattcatttactcattcaagtGGCCACATCCTGGCTCAAAGAATTggagcctgtgagccagaaggcTGGCTATGGGAACGTGGGGAGTGTCTCCCCTTTCAAAGCCCCATCTTGGTCTGTAGAATGAAGCAGACAACTTGCCTGACccggggtgagggtgagggcgaTCGCAGGCACAGCAAGGTGAGCTCTGTACACTGTGAAGTGCTGTGCACTTGCAGAGTCTTATCCTGATTATTTCCACCTAAGACAGTTCCTAAGCATCTGCTAGGTCCTGCCCATCTCAccatcctgccttctcttctattTTCCTGCCTCATCCCAAAGATGGGAGCCCCTGAGGGGCAGAGCCAAGCCCGGCACAGCCAGCCCGAGGAGCCAtcagcagcagaggcagggatGGCCAACACCTCCAGAGCTCCCAGTGGGTGCTAGGCACTGCTTGAGGCACTTCACACACATTAACTCGCTGAATCCTTACAACACTCCCCAAaatgaaaactgaggcacagtgaagTTAAGTGACATGTCCAAGCCTACAGAGATTGCTTGTGGCAGGGCTGGGGTTCATTCAGGTTTAGTCAGGTGGTTCTGGCTCCAGAGGCCAGGCTTTGAGCCTCTGCACTGGATTTTGGGCCAGATGCTGTTTCAGTCCTTGAGTCAGTTCGGCTGAGCAAACATTCATGGTACCTATTGTTtgctactttggacatgttatcgggagggaccagtccctggagaaggacatcatgcttggtagagggtcagtgaaaaagaggaagaccctcaaggagatggattgacacagtggctacaacaatgggctcaaacatagcaatgattgtgaggatggcgtagggctgggcagtgtttctctctgttgtacatggggttgccgtgagtcagaactaactcaacagcacctaacaacaacaacagtgtgccAGACCTCAAACTGAGTCACACTGATGCCACCAGGGAAGAGATCCAGTCTGGGGCAGCAGGGAAGAGCAAGCTGATCAGTTGTCCCTCTGGACTGCAGCATGTGGGGGATGCTTGATTCAGACACAGCCTGAATTCCATAGTCCTGATCCCTCAAATGCCCCCGTCCTCTAAGAAAGTTCACTTCCAGGCCCAGCGGTAACCAacagcctagtggttaagagcacagactctggagtcaGCCAAATGCCGCCAACTGCTGCGTGACCTTGGACAATtggcttcacctctctgggcctcagctcttTTGGCTCCTTAATGGACACCCAATCCTGCCTCATGTGGAGGCCCACGTGGAGGCCCAAGGAAATGTGCCAAGCATACAGGAAGCACTCAATCAGCGCAGGAGCCTCTCACCTCAGCTGCTGGAGGAGCTGTCCTACAGTGGCCCCATGTTTCGCCAGCCTGGAACCTGTTGAAATGGGACTCACTGCCGGGGACTGCCATGGCTTCAGCCCTGAATGAATGGCATTAGGGCCTGAGTGAGGGGCTGTTGGGGCCCTGCAGCACCTGGCTGcaggcccagcccagcccccaccccaccccccctgcCCTCAGGAGCAGATCCATTTCCACCCCTATGCACCTGGCATCTTTCCTTTCCCGGGAGGGGTGGGGGCCAAGGAAACTGAGCTACTGGGAACGTGTGGTTAGCCTTAGAAAAAGGCAGGTGGGTGGCTGGTCTTCCCAGAATCCAGCCACCTGCAGCAGAGCACAGCCCTTTGGAGGGGAAACAGGCAGGGGTGTAGCCTCAGTTTGAGCCCCTGAGGAGGAGTTTCTTGGAAACCATCCTAGGAAATGGAGCTTGGGATTGTGACTTCAGTCCCTGCTTTCCCCAAATGCTCCAAGTGGAGCAGGGAAGGAACAAAGTCTCCCTCCccctttcacagatgagaaaactgaggcccatgcAGTTAAGGGATTTGGCAAAGGCCCCCAGCAACTCTGTAACACCCCTGGGATGTTGCAAGGCCTCCCAGTTCCACATGTCATTTCTCCTCTGGGCCTCAAGTcagagtccaaagcccagtggaCTCATCAGACAGACCAAGGCAAAGGCCCAGCTCCATGTCTGGTTAGCTATATGGCCTGACAGGACAAGTCCAGTCCCCTTTCTGGGCCTGAGTTGCCTCAGCTGTTCCTTAGGGAGAGTCCCTCCTGCCAGGAGTGAGGAGGACATGAGTGTTCTCAGAAGTCCCTGTGCTAGGCAGTAGGAGGGACTTGGGGTGACTTGTTCCCTGCAGAAAGGGATGCTACTAACAGACCCAGGGCAACCTATGGGCCCCGAAGGCCCTGCTCGCCTGACCACCACTCTGCTCCTCTGCTGAGTTTCCTGGACACCCTGCTGCCCAGGGCAGGTCCAAGCTAACAGCCACCCTGGCCCCTGCAGGTGGGTGCGCACCTACCAGGCCTTTGATGGCAGAAGGTGGCACAGGCGGGGTCCCTGGCGCTGGTGCACTCACAGCGCCTTGGCAGGGAGCGGCGCCGGC
This DNA window, taken from Elephas maximus indicus isolate mEleMax1 chromosome 3, mEleMax1 primary haplotype, whole genome shotgun sequence, encodes the following:
- the EDN2 gene encoding endothelin-2, translated to MVAVPTAWCSVALALLVALHEGKGQTAAATEQPAPLARAWGAHLRPRRCSCSSWLDKECVYFCHLDIIWVNTPGQTAPYGLGNPPRRRRRSLPRRCECTSARDPACATFCHQRPGLKPWQSPAVSPISTGSRLAKHGATVGQLLQQLRDISAAKIYLARRQQKTAKDPRPTHPRRRKR